CCACCTCCTCAGCCCCGTGGTGACCGAGCCGCACAAATCGGTGCGCGCGCTCAAATGGGCGGTCGAGGAGATGGAGCGGCGCTATCGGATGATGAGCAGCATCAATTCGCGCAACCTCTCCAGCTTCAACGAGAAGGTCCGCGCGGCGGCGGCGAAGGGCAAGCCGCTGGGCCGCCGCGTCTCCACCGGCTTCGATCCGGACACCGGCGAGGAATTGTACGAGGAGGAGCAGCTCGATTACCAGCCGCTACCCTTGATCGTGCTGATCGTGGACGAGCTGGCCGACCTCATGGTGACGGTGGGCAAGGAGATCGAGGTGCTTATCCAGCGCCTCTCTCAGAAAAGCCGCGCGGCTGGCATCCACCTGATCATGGCGACGCAGCGCCCCTCGGTCGATGTCATTACCGGCGTAATCAAGGCGAACCTGCCGACCCGCATCAGCTTCAAGGTGACGAGCCGGATCGACGCGCGCACCATCCTGGGCGAACAGGGTGCCGAGCAGCTGCTGGGCAAGGGCGATATGCTGTACAAGCCCAATACCGGCGCAATGATCCGCGTCCACGGCCCGTTCGTTTCCGACGAAGAGGTCGAGCGGGTTGCCGATCATTGGCGCGGCCAGGGCAAGCCCGAATATGTCGATGCCGTCACCGAAGAACCTGAGGACGGCGGTTTCGGCTTCGACGACGAGCTGACCGCGAGCGACGATCCGGAAGAGCGCAAGTACCGCCAGGCATGCCAGATCGTGTTCGAGAACCAAAAGGCGAGCGGATCGTGGCTCCAGCGGCAGATGGGCGTGGGCTACAACACCGCCGCCAAGTGGATCGAGCGGATGGAGGGCGAAGGGCTGGTCGGTGCGGCCGATCACGTCGGCCGCCGCGAGATTTTCCGCGACCGGGACGGCAGTCCGCTCTGACGGTTCACCTGCCAGCATGAGCGGCAGCCGCGACTTCACCTTTCAAGAGATCGGCATGGCGGGCGCCGGTGCGGGCGACATTACGCGCGCGGTGCCGCTGGAGGTGCCGGTGGCGTTCGAATTCGCCGGTCTCGCCTACGCGGTGATGATGGCGACACCGACCGAGCTGGAGGATTTCGCGCTCGGCTTCGCCCTGTCCGAGGGGTTGGTCGAGACGCCGGATGAGCTGGGAGAGATTACGGTCGCGCAGATCGATGGCGGTGTGATCGTGCGGGCCGACTTGCCGCCGACCCGTGCCGAGCCGCTGCGAGACCGGGTCCGGCTGCGCGTGACCGAGGGCAGTTGCGGACTATGCGGCTTGCAAAGCATCGAGGACGTGCTGCGACCTCTCCCTCCCCTCACCGCCAGACCACTAGCCAACCCAGAGGCACTAATCGCAGCCTTGGGTGCGTTGCGCAAACACCAGCCCCTATCGCGCGAAACGGGGGCGGTGCATGCCGCCGCCTTCGCCGATGCCGAAGGGACGATCCTCGCCGCGCGCGAGGATGTCGGGCGGCACAATGCGCTCGACAAGCTGGTCGGCCATTGCGCGCAGGTTGGGCTCGACATGGCGGATGGCTTCGTCATCCTGAGCGCGCGCTGCTCCTACGAGTTGGTGGAGAAGACCGTTCGGGCCGGGTGCCCTTTGCTGGTGACCATCTCCGCCCCGACCAGCCTCGCGGTGGACCGCGCTCGCAGCGCCGGACTGACCCTGGTTGCGCTCGCCCGCGACGACACCGCGCTGGTGGCGCACGATCCGCACGGCCTGTTCGCATGAATATGCTCGGCGCGGTGCTTGCGGGTGGCCGGGCGAGCCGCTTCGGCAGCGACAAGGCACTCGCCCGGTTGAACGGACAGACGCTGCTCGGTCATGCCGTCACTGCGCTCGCGATACAGTGTGAGCGCGTGGTGGTCGTCGGGCGAGAGATGGCCGACATTGCGTCCACGCCCGACTATCCGGGTCCCGGAATGGGGCCACTGGGCGGCATCGCCGGATCGCTGCGATACGCGCGCGAGCATGGCTTCGCCTGCGTGCTGACCTGTGGCGTCGACGCGCCGGGCCTGCCTGAAAACCTACGCAACATGCTCGCCCCGGCTCCTGCCTACCTCGCCAGCCAGCCGGTGATCGGATGCTGGCCGGTCGAGGCGCTCGAAGCGGTCGAGGCGATCCTCGCAGGCGACGGGAAGCACTCGATGCGCGCATTGGCTCAGGCGTGCGGGGCGCGCGCTGTGGAGGGCGAAGTACCCGCCAATATCAACACCCGCGCCGATCTCGCGGCGCTGCAGGGCGATTGACCTCAACTGCCGAGTGTTGCTTCGCCCGTCACCGCGACGCCATCGCCGTGGGTGACGATCAACCGTGCCGCATCCCCGTCGATCGCCGCGCCCAACGTCAGATCCTCCCCTACGAAGCTGGGCGAGACGGCGCGGAAGGCGAATTCGGCAATCCGGCGCCCCCGGGCGATTGTCTCGAGATACTCGAAGAGTTTCGTCGCCAGCAGCGGACCATGGACCACGCAGTCACGATAGCCCTCGACCGACCGCGCATAATCCGCATCGTAATGGATTCGGTGCGAATTGAAGGTCAGCGCGCTGTAGCGGAACAGCTCGACCGGTCCGGGGGTGAACCCTGCGGTGTGCCTGGCTGCGAATTCGGGTTCCGGCGCGCGGCGCACGGCGAGGTCCGGGCTACGATGCGCCTCGCGATAGACGAGGTCCTGTTCCTCCACGATCAGGGGGGCGTCCTGACCCTCCGCCCGGATCGAATGTTCGACGGTGCAGAAGGCCATGTCGCCCGAGCGACCGCGCTTCGCCACAGCCTTCGTCAACCGGGACGTCCGCACCAGCGCCATGCCGGTGGTCAGCGGCGCTTCGAACCGGATACGGCTGCCCGCCCACATGCGACGCGGGAGCGAAATCGCGGGCAGCATGCCCTCCGCCTCGCGCACCGGATGTCCGTCCACCCCCAGCCGCGACTCGCGCGCATCGGGGCGGAACAGGACGAAATGCGCCAGCGGCGGGGGCGTATCGCTCTCCTCCCAGTCGCGATCGAGCAAAGCGGCGAGCCGCCGCATCCGCTCGGGGTCGACCTGGTCCCAGGTGGTTTCTTCGCGGCCGATGTGGCGCTCCAGGATTTCCTCGTCGGTCATACTTCCGGAACTAGCCCCCGCGATGGGTGAAGACCAGCATGGGCTTGGCGGAGGCCGCGCAAGGCCTACATCGGGCACTCCAACCGCCGAGGCTTCCCTACCCATGACACCGATCGAAGACGACCACGCCGCGCTGGCCGCCGCTTGCGAGCCGGGCGTCGCGCTGTGTACCATCGTCGGGATCGAGGGCAGCTTCTCGCGCCGCATCGGTGCACAGCTCGCCATCCGGCCGGACGGGAGCGTCACCGGCAGCCTCGCCGATGGATGCCTGGAGCGTCAGCTGGCCAGCGATATCGCCGCTATGCCCCGGCACGATGTGCGCCGCTACGGCCATGGCTCGCCGCAGATCGACTTTCGCCTGCCATGCGGGGGCGGGCTCGATATACTGCTCGATCCGGCGCCCGATCGCGACGCCTGTCGGGCGGTGCTGGCCAAGCTCGAGCAACGCGAGCCGGCGAACCTGACCCTGCCCGCCAACGATCTTTTGTCGCAGCGCGCATATCAGCCCGCCCTGCGCGTGCGCGGCTATGGCGAGGACCCTGAGCTTGGCGCGCTCGAAACACTGTCGGCTGCGTGCGGCATCGGCTTCGAGCGGGTCGAGACCGGCTCGCTGTCGCTCGGGCAGATGCCCGACCTGCCGCCGCCCGACCACAGGACCGCGACGGTGCTGCTATTCCACGATCACGAGTGGGAGGTACCGCTCCTGTGCCACGCGGTGACCGGGCCGGGCTTCTATATCGGGGCCCAGGGCGGCGCGACGGCGCGGGGAGCTCGCGAGGAGAAGCTGAGGCTGGCCGGAGTGGGCGAGGCCGAGATCAAGCGCATCCACGGGCCCATCGGGATCATTCCGGGATCACGGACGCCGCGCACTCTGGCGCTGTCCATCCTGGGCGAGATCGTGGGAGAATACGAAGCGCTCCATCCGCATGGATGAGCGTCCCCGTATCCTTATGGTGTTGCTGGCGGCTGGTGCCGCGCGGCGCTTCGGAGGTGGCAAGCTGGATGCGTCGGTCGCAGGCAGGCCGCTCGGCGCATGGGCGGCGTCAGCCTTGCAGCAGTTACCGGCGACGGGGCGGCTGATCGTCGTTCCTCCAGCCGCGCCAGCCTTCGTCGCGGATCTTGCGGGGTGGGACCTCGCCGTAAATCCGGCGGCCGAGCGAGGGATCGGCGGGTCGATCGCCGTCGCCGCCCGCCATGCCGCCACGCACGGATTCGACCGGATGGTGATCGCACTGGCGGATATGCCGCTGGTCCCGTCCGAGCACCTTATTGCCCTTGCGGATGGGGACGCCATTGCCTTCACCCGCTACCCCGATGGCCGACCGGGTGTTCCCGCGGCTTTCCCGGCGCGCTGTTTCGCGGCGCTTTCCCAACTCTCGGCTGGTGGCGCGGCCCAGCACGACTGGGGCGAGGAGATCGAACTGGTCGAGTCGCCGGAGCCGGAGGCGCTGTGCGATGTCGATGTTTCCGCCGATCTAGCGCCCGTCGAGTGCCTCTTGCTCGAAAGGATGCGGCGGACGTCCCCTTAGTAGGCGTTCTGGTGAATCAGCACGCGCACGGTCCGCAGCAGGATCGCAAGGTCCAGCCAGATCGACCATTGGGTGGAATAGGCAAGGTCGGCGCGCAGACGGTGTGTCAGGTCTTCCTTGCGCTCCGTGGCACCGCGATAACCTTGCACTTGGGCGAGGCCGGTAATGCCCGGCTTGATCGCGTGGCGCAGGAAATAGCGGTTGTCGATTTCCCAGAACAACAGCTCTTGCGCGCGGCTCTGCACCGCATGAGGGCGAGGCCCGACCAGGCTCATATCGCCCAGCAACACGTTGATGAGCTGGGGAATTTCGTCGATGCTGGTCTTGCGGATGAAACGTCCGATCGTGGTGATTCGGTCGTCGTCTCGCCCGGTGGATCGCGCGCCGTCTCCGTCGCAGCTTTCGACCCGCATGCTGCGAAACTTGAAGATTTCGAACATATGGTTGTGCTGGCCGATCCGCTTCTGGCGGAAGATTACGGGGCCAGGACTGTCCAGCCGGATCAGCAGCGCGACGATGGCCATCGGAATGGCCAGTGCTATCAGAATCGGCACCGTGATCGCGAGATCGAGCGCACGCTTCATCGCGCGGTTGCGCAGGCTGAGGGGTCCCTTGCTGACCAGCACCACCGGATAACCGGGAGCCAGCGAGGAATATTGCATGCCGAGATTGCCGAATTCGGGAACCAGTATGCCGCCATCGCGCCCCAGCCCCTTGAGCACGACCGACCACCTCTCGCGCCGCTCGGGCGGGCACGACACGATGATCTGATCGGTGTGGGAGAGTATGGCGGCGATCCGCGCGAGCATCACCGGATCGCTGCACGAAGGCGCAAGGTCCGTCGATCCGCAGTCGAGCAGCGTATAGCCCGGCGGGGCGTCGCGCAGGTCCGTTCCATCGACGACGTAAACGCGGGAAATAATCGGACGGGCCAGAACGCGATGAACGACCACGTTGATCGCCGCGCGTCCCGCCAGAACGAGAATGAGAGCCATCGCCAGACCTGCCCAGGCGGCTCGCGGTGGCATGGGCACGCTTTGCTGGATCGCGCCGACCACCAACATACCGAGCAGCAGGGTGAGGGCGATGCCCTTGAACGCCCGCGACCAGCTCACATGCAGGGCGACCAGCGCCTCGTGCGAATAGGCCCCGGCGAAAAGGCCGCAAGTGACGTAAATCGGTACCGTGAAGGCGAGGGGCAACCACAAGGTCGCAGCGTGCAAACCCTGCGATAGCGCGGCGGCGAGAAACATGCCCGCGGACAGCGCGACCAAATCGGTGACAGCCATCACGGTGTAGAGCAGGAAGCGCAATTTCGCGGAATTACGCAGATTCGAAGGTCGATAACCCGCAACCGGCTCTGGAGAGGGATCGGCTTTGTCGACGCTTAGATACATGATGGAGCCTTCCACCTCCGTCGATTTACGCTGCGTGGCAACGGTGCTTCCTGCTCAAAAACGAGCAGTTTTCGTCCTATCCTCGGTTGTCGGTATTGGCTAACGCTGCGTTGCTTCGGTCTCAAAGCGGAACAGGCTGCCCGGCAATCTTAACATTCCCTAAGCTTATTCATAGACCCCATATCGCAACGCAGCGATTCCGGTTTCGCGACTCGCTAGCGGTTTTACCGCGCCGAGTATTAACCCTGTATATGTTGCACGAATACCCACGCGAAAGTGGTGTGGCAGCCCATTGATCGTGTTAACGCTCGGCCGTCGGCAAATCCGAAAAGGGCACAGCTATGTGTCGCGTCGTTGACTCGCTCTTCGGTGCAAACAATGCCACAGCACACCCGATTCGGGATGTTAGGCAAGCTGGCGGTTGGTGCCGGCCAAGGGAAATGAGACCATGTTGAATCTCTCTCCGTCCGACGTAGCAGCGTCGCCCTTCCCCCACGCGGTGAAACAGGGAATCCTGCCCGATGATCTCTATCGCGAACTGCGCCGGGATTTTCCCCAGACACGTGCTTTCGCGGAGCAAGGCGAAACGAGCGGAGGCGTTGGCAGCCGGGTCGGCAAGGGAACCGGCTTCGACATCTATCGCGGCGATGCGGCCTATGCGCAGCTGATCGAAAGTTCTCCCGCTTGGAAGCGCTTCGACGCCTGGATCAATTCCCCCGAGTTCGTGCGCAAGTTCAACGAACTCTTCGGCGATCGACTGGACGCGCTCGGGTGCAAGGTGAATGTCGACCCCGAGGCTTACGACAGGGAGCGCGTAGAAGGGCGCGAGGTGTTGACGGAAACGCAGACCCTCGCCGATCGCGCCAAATCCCTCGGGCGCAAGCTGTTCAAGCACGGCGACGGCGGACGAAAGGAGGCGGTTCGGCTCTTCTCCCGCCTCGATGTCGAGAAAAGCATCGGCGGCTATGCGAAGCCACCGCATTGCGACCGCCGCAATCGACTGTGCTCCCTGATTATCTACTTCACGGACCTGGAAGAGGCGGGAACGACGGGCGGCGAACTCAATATCTACGCGCTGAAGGATGAAAAAGCGCCCCAGGATCATGCGCGGCACCCCCACCCGGAGGAGGTCGAGGTGGTCGCCACCATCGTACCAAAGGAAAATCTCGGTGTGTTCTTTCCGTGCTCCAACAACAGCTATCACGGGGTGAATGCCTTGCAGAGCCAGGACGTGGAGCGCGACTTTCTCTACATCAATATTTCCACCGACAATTTCTCCGCCTGGTAGTTCGCCCATCGCCGGACTTCGGTCCGCCGTGACATCCCATGCGGTGGACGGCACGCTGCCACGCCGGGCATAACGCCCTCCCCACGCCGCACAGAAAGAGGTTTCCACTACCGTGCAATTGCCCGTCTGCTTCACCCACCGGCGCTTCGGCGATTCGCGGGGATGGTTCACTGAAAGCTACAATGCGAAGGCCTTGGCCGAACAGGGGATCGAGGACCGGTTCGTCCAGGACAATCACTCCTACTCGGCGGCGCGCGGTACGCTTCGTGGAATCCATCTCCAGGCGCCGCCCTCCGCGCAGGCAAAGCTCGTCCGGTGCGTGCGCGGCGCGATCTGGGACGTGGTCGTCGATCTGCGCGCCGAGTCCCCGACATACGGGCGCTGGGAGGGTACCAACCTCGACAGCGACGAAGGTCGCCAGCTCTACGTTCCCGTGGGTTTCGGGCATGCCTTCGTCACGCTGACACCCGATTGCGAGGTGATCTACAAGGTCAGCGATTACTACGCGCCGGATTGCGAAATCGGCGTGATCTGGAACGATCGCGAGCTGGCCATCGACTGGCCGCTCGACGGCGAGCCCGAACTATCGGCAAAGGATCGCGAGCTGTCGACGCTGGCCGCATTCGACAGCCCTTTCAGCTATGACGGGCAGCCATTCGAGAAAATCCTGGGCACCGGGCCCGATTCCCAATGACGGAGGCGACACTGATCGACCAACGACGTATCCTCGTTACCGGCGGCGCGGGCTTCATCGGCTCGGCGCTGGTGCGCCACCTGATCGGCGAAACGCAGGCGGAGGTGCTGAACCTCGACAAGCTGACCTATGCCGGCAACCTCGCATCGCTGAAGGATGTGGCCGACGATCCGCGCTATCGCTTCGTCCAGGCCGATATCTGCGACGGTGAAGCGGTTGCCGCGGCCATCGAGGATTTCCGGCCCGATGCAATCATGCATCTGGCGGCGGAGAGCCATGTCGATCGCTCGATCGACGGGCCGGCGCAGTTCATCCAGACCAACATCGTCGGCACGTTCGAGATGCTGCAGGCCGCCACGCGGTACTGGAAGGGGCTGGAAGGGGCGCAGAAGGACACCTTCCGGTTCCATCATATCTCGACCGACGAGGTCTACGGTGCGCTGGGCGACGAGGGGTACTTCACCGAAAGCACGGCCTACGATCCGCGTTCGCCCTATTCGGCGTCCAAGGCGGGGTCCGATCATCTGGTCAGCGCGTGGCACCACACCCATGGCCTGCCGACGATCATCACCAATTGCTCGAACAATTACGGGCCCTACCACTTCCCGGAAAAGCTGATCCCGCTGGTCATCATTCGCGCGGTCGGGGGCGAGGCACTGCCTGTCTATGGGGATGGCAGCAACGTGCGCGACTGGCTGTTCGTCGACGACCACGCCCGCGCGCTGACGCTGGCCATGGATCGCGGCACGCCGGGCGAAACATACATGATCGGCGGTCATTCAGAGCGGACCAATCTGCAGGTGGTGC
Above is a genomic segment from Erythrobacter sp. 3-20A1M containing:
- a CDS encoding 2OG-Fe(II) oxygenase, which codes for MLNLSPSDVAASPFPHAVKQGILPDDLYRELRRDFPQTRAFAEQGETSGGVGSRVGKGTGFDIYRGDAAYAQLIESSPAWKRFDAWINSPEFVRKFNELFGDRLDALGCKVNVDPEAYDRERVEGREVLTETQTLADRAKSLGRKLFKHGDGGRKEAVRLFSRLDVEKSIGGYAKPPHCDRRNRLCSLIIYFTDLEEAGTTGGELNIYALKDEKAPQDHARHPHPEEVEVVATIVPKENLGVFFPCSNNSYHGVNALQSQDVERDFLYINISTDNFSAW
- a CDS encoding exopolysaccharide biosynthesis polyprenyl glycosylphosphotransferase, which encodes MAVTDLVALSAGMFLAAALSQGLHAATLWLPLAFTVPIYVTCGLFAGAYSHEALVALHVSWSRAFKGIALTLLLGMLVVGAIQQSVPMPPRAAWAGLAMALILVLAGRAAINVVVHRVLARPIISRVYVVDGTDLRDAPPGYTLLDCGSTDLAPSCSDPVMLARIAAILSHTDQIIVSCPPERRERWSVVLKGLGRDGGILVPEFGNLGMQYSSLAPGYPVVLVSKGPLSLRNRAMKRALDLAITVPILIALAIPMAIVALLIRLDSPGPVIFRQKRIGQHNHMFEIFKFRSMRVESCDGDGARSTGRDDDRITTIGRFIRKTSIDEIPQLINVLLGDMSLVGPRPHAVQSRAQELLFWEIDNRYFLRHAIKPGITGLAQVQGYRGATERKEDLTHRLRADLAYSTQWSIWLDLAILLRTVRVLIHQNAY
- the rfbC gene encoding dTDP-4-dehydrorhamnose 3,5-epimerase gives rise to the protein MQLPVCFTHRRFGDSRGWFTESYNAKALAEQGIEDRFVQDNHSYSAARGTLRGIHLQAPPSAQAKLVRCVRGAIWDVVVDLRAESPTYGRWEGTNLDSDEGRQLYVPVGFGHAFVTLTPDCEVIYKVSDYYAPDCEIGVIWNDRELAIDWPLDGEPELSAKDRELSTLAAFDSPFSYDGQPFEKILGTGPDSQ
- a CDS encoding XdhC family protein, with protein sequence MTPIEDDHAALAAACEPGVALCTIVGIEGSFSRRIGAQLAIRPDGSVTGSLADGCLERQLASDIAAMPRHDVRRYGHGSPQIDFRLPCGGGLDILLDPAPDRDACRAVLAKLEQREPANLTLPANDLLSQRAYQPALRVRGYGEDPELGALETLSAACGIGFERVETGSLSLGQMPDLPPPDHRTATVLLFHDHEWEVPLLCHAVTGPGFYIGAQGGATARGAREEKLRLAGVGEAEIKRIHGPIGIIPGSRTPRTLALSILGEIVGEYEALHPHG
- a CDS encoding molybdenum cofactor guanylyltransferase — encoded protein: MNMLGAVLAGGRASRFGSDKALARLNGQTLLGHAVTALAIQCERVVVVGREMADIASTPDYPGPGMGPLGGIAGSLRYAREHGFACVLTCGVDAPGLPENLRNMLAPAPAYLASQPVIGCWPVEALEAVEAILAGDGKHSMRALAQACGARAVEGEVPANINTRADLAALQGD
- the fdhD gene encoding formate dehydrogenase accessory sulfurtransferase FdhD, which translates into the protein MSGSRDFTFQEIGMAGAGAGDITRAVPLEVPVAFEFAGLAYAVMMATPTELEDFALGFALSEGLVETPDELGEITVAQIDGGVIVRADLPPTRAEPLRDRVRLRVTEGSCGLCGLQSIEDVLRPLPPLTARPLANPEALIAALGALRKHQPLSRETGAVHAAAFADAEGTILAAREDVGRHNALDKLVGHCAQVGLDMADGFVILSARCSYELVEKTVRAGCPLLVTISAPTSLAVDRARSAGLTLVALARDDTALVAHDPHGLFA
- the rfbB gene encoding dTDP-glucose 4,6-dehydratase is translated as MTEATLIDQRRILVTGGAGFIGSALVRHLIGETQAEVLNLDKLTYAGNLASLKDVADDPRYRFVQADICDGEAVAAAIEDFRPDAIMHLAAESHVDRSIDGPAQFIQTNIVGTFEMLQAATRYWKGLEGAQKDTFRFHHISTDEVYGALGDEGYFTESTAYDPRSPYSASKAGSDHLVSAWHHTHGLPTIITNCSNNYGPYHFPEKLIPLVIIRAVGGEALPVYGDGSNVRDWLFVDDHARALTLAMDRGTPGETYMIGGHSERTNLQVVHGICDVLDNLSPRADGASYREQITFVSDRPGHDFRYAIDPSKIERELGWKPAENFESGLRRTVEWYLDNRDWWEDILSGGYRAERVGIGG
- a CDS encoding MaoC family dehydratase N-terminal domain-containing protein → MTDEEILERHIGREETTWDQVDPERMRRLAALLDRDWEESDTPPPLAHFVLFRPDARESRLGVDGHPVREAEGMLPAISLPRRMWAGSRIRFEAPLTTGMALVRTSRLTKAVAKRGRSGDMAFCTVEHSIRAEGQDAPLIVEEQDLVYREAHRSPDLAVRRAPEPEFAARHTAGFTPGPVELFRYSALTFNSHRIHYDADYARSVEGYRDCVVHGPLLATKLFEYLETIARGRRIAEFAFRAVSPSFVGEDLTLGAAIDGDAARLIVTHGDGVAVTGEATLGS
- a CDS encoding NTP transferase domain-containing protein — translated: MDERPRILMVLLAAGAARRFGGGKLDASVAGRPLGAWAASALQQLPATGRLIVVPPAAPAFVADLAGWDLAVNPAAERGIGGSIAVAARHAATHGFDRMVIALADMPLVPSEHLIALADGDAIAFTRYPDGRPGVPAAFPARCFAALSQLSAGGAAQHDWGEEIELVESPEPEALCDVDVSADLAPVECLLLERMRRTSP